The Engystomops pustulosus chromosome 4, aEngPut4.maternal, whole genome shotgun sequence genome contains a region encoding:
- the PFKFB3 gene encoding 6-phosphofructo-2-kinase/fructose-2,6-bisphosphatase 3 isoform X1, whose product MLMMHINIKDDLRVPDCVHSKLQRSFQHPASTTYHIGMISLKKLGGPQLANSPTVIVMVGLPARGKTYISKKLTRYLNWSGVPTKVFNVGEYRREAVKDFSSFDFFRADNQEAMKVRRQCALAALADVKSYLTVEGGQIAVFDATNTTRERRAMVIDFAKENDFKVFFIESICDDPSVVASNVMEVKLSSPDYKGCSSKEALDDFMKRINCYKNMYEPLDPDHHDRDLSMIIVIDVGRRFLVNRVQDHIQSKIVYYLMNIHVQPRCIYLCRAGESESNLKGKIGGDSGLSQRGKKFAVALKKYIGDQNLKELKVWTSQLKRTIQTAEALNVPYEQWKALNELDAGVCEEKSYEEIKEQFPEEFALRAQDKYHYRYPSGESYQDLVQRLEPVIMELERQGNVLVICHQAVMRCLLSYFLDKSADEMPYLKCPLHSMLKLTPFAYGCHVETVTFSIDAVNTHVDRPEDCKKGFPPLMRRNSVTPLASPEPTKKARINSFEDLSAALSGCSSHEPPPVQAAQGMNDPDFHGQLKTRQVSK is encoded by the exons ATGCTGATGATGCATATTAACATAAAGGATGACCTTCGTGTGCCAGACTGCGTTCACTCTAAGCTACAGCGCTCTTTTCAGCACCCAGCTTCAACTACGTATCATATAGGAATGATCAGCCTTAAAAAAC TAGGTGGACCCCAGCTTGCCAATTCTCCAACCGTGATTGTAATGGTGGGGTTGCCAGCTCGTGGAAAAACTTATATTTCAAAGAAACTTACTCGTTACCTCAACTGGAGTGGAGTTCCTACAAAAG TGTTTAATGTTGGGGAGTACAGACGAGAAGCAGTGAAGGATTTCAGCTCCTTTGACTTCTTCCGTGCAGACAACCAGGAAGCCATGAAAGTCAGAAG ACAATGTGCCTTAGCTGCTTTAGCAGATGTGAAGTCCTACTTAACTGTGGAAGGTGGACAAATCGCT gTTTTTGATGCTACAAATACAACAAGAGAGAGAAGAGCAATGGTGATAGACTTTGCCAAAGAAAATGATTTTAAG GTATTCTTTATTGAATCTATATGTGATGATCCATCAGTGGTTGCAAGCAATGTTATG GAAGTAAAATTATCCAGCCCAGACTACAAAGGATGTTCATCAAAAGAAGCATTGGATGACTTCATGAAAAGAATCAACTGCTACAAGAACATGTATGAGCCTCTTGATCCGGACCATCATGACag AGACCTCTCCATGATCATTGTCATTGATGTTGGCCGAAGATTTTTGGTGAACAGAGTTCAGGATCACATTCAAAGCAAGATAGTTTACTATCTTATGAATATCCATGTCCAGCCACGTTGCATATACTTATGCAGAGCTGGTGAAAGTGAAAGCAATCTCAAGGGAAAAATTGGTGGCGATTCTGGGTTATCACAGAGAGGGAAAAAG TTTGCTGTTGCCCTTAAGAAATATATTGGAGACCAGAACTTAAAAGAGCTGAAAGTCTGGACAAGTCAGCTGAAAAGAACTATTCAGACAGCAGAAGCATTGAATGTACCCTATGAGCAGTGGAAGGCTTTAAATGAGCTTGATGCT GGTGTGTGTGAAGAAAAGTCTTATGAGGAGATTAAAGAACAGTTTCCAGAGGAATTTGCACTTCGTGCTCAGGATAAATATCACTACCGCTATCCATCCGGAGAG TCCTACCAAGATTTAGTGCAGCGCCTGGAACCTGTTATTATGGAGCTGGAGAGACAGGGGAATGTCTTAGTTATTTGTCATCAAGCTGTTATGCGATGCCTCTTATCGTATTTTCTGGATAAATCTGCAG ATGAAATGCCATATCTAAAGTGTCCGCTGCATTCTATGCTGAAATTGACGCCATTTGCATATG GGTGTCATGTTGAGACGGTAACATTTAGCATAGATGCTGTGAACACCCATGTGGATAGACCAGAG GATTGTAAAAAAGGCTTTCCTCCATTGATGAGACGCAATAGTGTCACACCTCTTGCAAGTCCTGAACCTACCAAAAAAGCACGCATCAACAGCTTCGAGGATCTCAGTGCTGCCCTGTCGGGTTGTTCATCTCATGAGCCACCTCCTGTACAAGCTGCACAG ggcatGAATGATCCTGATTTTCATGGGCAGCTCAAGACCCGCCAAGTCAGCAAGTGA
- the PFKFB3 gene encoding 6-phosphofructo-2-kinase/fructose-2,6-bisphosphatase 3 isoform X2 translates to MPMELMQNRIKKIWLPRDEMPQVPINVGGPQLANSPTVIVMVGLPARGKTYISKKLTRYLNWSGVPTKVFNVGEYRREAVKDFSSFDFFRADNQEAMKVRRQCALAALADVKSYLTVEGGQIAVFDATNTTRERRAMVIDFAKENDFKVFFIESICDDPSVVASNVMEVKLSSPDYKGCSSKEALDDFMKRINCYKNMYEPLDPDHHDRDLSMIIVIDVGRRFLVNRVQDHIQSKIVYYLMNIHVQPRCIYLCRAGESESNLKGKIGGDSGLSQRGKKFAVALKKYIGDQNLKELKVWTSQLKRTIQTAEALNVPYEQWKALNELDAGVCEEKSYEEIKEQFPEEFALRAQDKYHYRYPSGESYQDLVQRLEPVIMELERQGNVLVICHQAVMRCLLSYFLDKSADEMPYLKCPLHSMLKLTPFAYGCHVETVTFSIDAVNTHVDRPEDCKKGFPPLMRRNSVTPLASPEPTKKARINSFEDLSAALSGCSSHEPPPVQAAQGMNDPDFHGQLKTRQVSK, encoded by the exons ATGCCTATGGAGCTTATGCAGAACAGGATCAAGAAGATCTGGTTGCCCCGGGACGAGATGCCCCAGGTGCCCATCAATG TAGGTGGACCCCAGCTTGCCAATTCTCCAACCGTGATTGTAATGGTGGGGTTGCCAGCTCGTGGAAAAACTTATATTTCAAAGAAACTTACTCGTTACCTCAACTGGAGTGGAGTTCCTACAAAAG TGTTTAATGTTGGGGAGTACAGACGAGAAGCAGTGAAGGATTTCAGCTCCTTTGACTTCTTCCGTGCAGACAACCAGGAAGCCATGAAAGTCAGAAG ACAATGTGCCTTAGCTGCTTTAGCAGATGTGAAGTCCTACTTAACTGTGGAAGGTGGACAAATCGCT gTTTTTGATGCTACAAATACAACAAGAGAGAGAAGAGCAATGGTGATAGACTTTGCCAAAGAAAATGATTTTAAG GTATTCTTTATTGAATCTATATGTGATGATCCATCAGTGGTTGCAAGCAATGTTATG GAAGTAAAATTATCCAGCCCAGACTACAAAGGATGTTCATCAAAAGAAGCATTGGATGACTTCATGAAAAGAATCAACTGCTACAAGAACATGTATGAGCCTCTTGATCCGGACCATCATGACag AGACCTCTCCATGATCATTGTCATTGATGTTGGCCGAAGATTTTTGGTGAACAGAGTTCAGGATCACATTCAAAGCAAGATAGTTTACTATCTTATGAATATCCATGTCCAGCCACGTTGCATATACTTATGCAGAGCTGGTGAAAGTGAAAGCAATCTCAAGGGAAAAATTGGTGGCGATTCTGGGTTATCACAGAGAGGGAAAAAG TTTGCTGTTGCCCTTAAGAAATATATTGGAGACCAGAACTTAAAAGAGCTGAAAGTCTGGACAAGTCAGCTGAAAAGAACTATTCAGACAGCAGAAGCATTGAATGTACCCTATGAGCAGTGGAAGGCTTTAAATGAGCTTGATGCT GGTGTGTGTGAAGAAAAGTCTTATGAGGAGATTAAAGAACAGTTTCCAGAGGAATTTGCACTTCGTGCTCAGGATAAATATCACTACCGCTATCCATCCGGAGAG TCCTACCAAGATTTAGTGCAGCGCCTGGAACCTGTTATTATGGAGCTGGAGAGACAGGGGAATGTCTTAGTTATTTGTCATCAAGCTGTTATGCGATGCCTCTTATCGTATTTTCTGGATAAATCTGCAG ATGAAATGCCATATCTAAAGTGTCCGCTGCATTCTATGCTGAAATTGACGCCATTTGCATATG GGTGTCATGTTGAGACGGTAACATTTAGCATAGATGCTGTGAACACCCATGTGGATAGACCAGAG GATTGTAAAAAAGGCTTTCCTCCATTGATGAGACGCAATAGTGTCACACCTCTTGCAAGTCCTGAACCTACCAAAAAAGCACGCATCAACAGCTTCGAGGATCTCAGTGCTGCCCTGTCGGGTTGTTCATCTCATGAGCCACCTCCTGTACAAGCTGCACAG ggcatGAATGATCCTGATTTTCATGGGCAGCTCAAGACCCGCCAAGTCAGCAAGTGA